AATACTTGCTGATATATCTACCCCTGAAAACCGTGCTAAAACATTTGGACTAATTGGAGTAGCGTTCGGTCTCGGATTCTTACTCGGTCCCGGCTTAGGAACATCTCTAGCAAAAATAAGCGTCACCTTACCAGTGTGGGCAGCAACAGCCTTTGCAATTCTCAATCTGGCTCTAGTTACTTGGATTTTACCCGAAACACACCCTATCTCTTCTCGTAATAAATTACCAAAAAAAAGAGAGCTAAATCCCATTACACAATTAAGACAGGTATTTATTAATCCTTCACTGCAAAAGCTATGTATAGGATTTTTCCTATTTTTTATGGCATTTAATGGCTTTACAGCAATTCTCGTACTTTATCTAAAACAAGCTTTTAATTGGAGTCCGGAGCTGGCAAGTCTCACTTTCGTGGTTGTAGGATTGGTTGCTATGGTTGTACAAGGTGGTTTAATTGGACCTCTGGTAAATAGATTTGGTGAATCGAAATTAACTTTGATAGGAATAGGTTTTGTAATTCTTGGTTGTTTACTTTTACCAAGTGCTACTCCAGATAATGCAATTAAAACAGTCTTTACTGCCGTTGCACTCTTAGCCGTTGGCACTGGATTAGTTACACCTTGTTTAAGAGCACTAATTTCCAAAAGGCTAACTGCTAATAACCAAGGAGCAATTCTAGGAAGCCTTCAAGGCTTACAAAGCCTCGGTACTTTTATAGGTGCTGCAGCTGCAGGAATTTCATATGATTTATTCGG
This DNA window, taken from Prochlorococcus sp. MIT 0603, encodes the following:
- a CDS encoding MFS transporter; amino-acid sequence: MQRPKVPTLLSAFITLLNDRLGETIVFPLLPFLLERFTNSGSTIGLLAGTYAISQFTVAPLIGALSDRFGRKPVIILCVFGSVIGLSLFAITVSLDWENLIPQSTLGLPLLLLFLARIIDGISGGTATTATAILADISTPENRAKTFGLIGVAFGLGFLLGPGLGTSLAKISVTLPVWAATAFAILNLALVTWILPETHPISSRNKLPKKRELNPITQLRQVFINPSLQKLCIGFFLFFMAFNGFTAILVLYLKQAFNWSPELASLTFVVVGLVAMVVQGGLIGPLVNRFGESKLTLIGIGFVILGCLLLPSATPDNAIKTVFTAVALLAVGTGLVTPCLRALISKRLTANNQGAILGSLQGLQSLGTFIGAAAAGISYDLFGQKSPFWGTTGLLILVIILISNNKIGIGNARSQK